Below is a genomic region from Raphanus sativus cultivar WK10039 chromosome 4, ASM80110v3, whole genome shotgun sequence.
aatgATATGCTGCTGATTATTTCGGTTTGATTATTTAGTATTCCACATATTATTCTCAACGAATGACTCATTTTATGGTCCTCTCTTATATTTGCTCCCATTGTATATTCAATGTTTTCCATCATATTTCTTTCTAAAGGTATAACTTTTTCTTTATAAGGTATTGCTGGTATAGAATATAATTTTGGGTGATATACGATACTTTGATCTATAAATTCAtccattttataaatttactaGACTTTCTATTATCTTAATTTCttcaatctttttatttattaattttccttcttcttctgaaTATTCTAATGCTCGTCCTTTATTCTTATTTACAATTGCACATAATAATTTTAGGTGCTCTCGTTTTTgttctttaattttttcaaattaattactttcgtttttttgattttgctagctctgataccatttttttttgaaattgagGAGATAATAGTGGAAGAATCAATCAACAAGTTTTTTGAACCAAAAACTTGTTCGATTTCTTATTTCACTCTGACTCTCAAGCGAGGATTACACCCATATTTATAGTACATATAGTAAAAAGACAGAACTATTTTACAGGACGCGTGGCTCACTGTTTGTCCactctatttttatattttgaaatattatcttttatttatgcaAGTAGCTACATTTCTTCACGTGATTGCTTGCTGTTGGCTGTCTACTTTATGTTAAATGATTCCTCCACTATTGTCTCCTCAGTCTCTTCAATCACTTCATCTTCTGATGCTTCATCTCTGGTTCCGCAAATTGCACATGTATGTGGTTCTCCAATCTTGACTTCAAACTGTGTTTTTTAACAATTCACACATTAATTGTGATACCTTGGGCATTTGACGAGAGTATTGTCCCTTATTCTGAAAACAAAAGGACATATTTCCTCTTTAATTGGTGTTTCTTCAGTCGTTCTGGTTAGTAATAATGTTGAGACGCTCTTGTAGTTGAGGCGATGATTGTTTCTTAAATAGAGGATTTTTCTGAGCATTCCGATTGTTAATTCAGTATCTACTCCAATCATGTCTTCATTGGTGTATTCGATGTTTGCTGGATCGTCTGTTGTTGGATATTTTCCATTACTTATTCCCATAATAATTACTTTTGATGCGGGACAGCTAACTCCTGTTTCTCATGTCTCGGTTACTTGGAACTCCGGGTAATTACTGTAGTATTGCATAAATACTTCTTTATTTTTCGCATATCTTGTAAAATACCGGGAGACAGCTGTTTTTAGGCCTTGAGGAAAGTATTTAGTTGTTGCTCAGGGTTTTTGGATATTTGAGGTATATCGTCATATTTTCGCATTTGAATTCAAATGCTCTTTTTACTCTTTTAATTTCCTGACTTTGAATACATAAGGTTCTTACGTATTCCCTTATTGTTCGTATTAATCCTCCAAAAGAGtcagatattattttttatctattttttctttaaataattttggtaATGTTATGTTTAACAGGGATGGTAGTTTTTGTATAAACACCTCCATGTATTTTTAACATAATCATCGTGTGGTAAATCGTAGTAATTCTTTTCGTATTGGCATATGAATTCATCCATGTATCGCATATtgcatatttctatattatttcaTATGTGTCTTACTTTTGCTAGttgttcttcatcttcgttAGTTATTTCTTTCCCTAACAGGTTTATACCTCCTAAGAATTGTTTATTTAATTGTTCAACCTCAGTAACAAAGATTTCTAgatgatttctaaaattttctacTTGGATATTATTAGCATCTTTCATTCCAGCAAAATATGTGGATACAATTCcggttatattatatattaaaagatttaaataattttcagcATTTATTTTCTGAATGGTTTCATTTAACTGTAACTGCATTTCTTGTTCAGCGACCCAAGTGTGTAATCTAATTTTCCCTTCTTGGTGATTAACACAATCAAGATCCAAGAAGTCGTTATATTTTACTGGTTTTGGTTTAAATTGTTGATATTCTTCGAACTTTCCTGTTTCGGATCTAAAATATCCtcgtttatatttataactatcaTCAATTTTTATGGTTGGTTTTTGATCAATAAGTTCGTGTTGTTTACTGGTTCCTTCGCCTTCTACGGGATTTATAAAAGGAACAGATGGTTCTTCTTCTGATGAAGAGGAATGATcaattattatttcattttgttcGAGTTGTTGAGGGTTTTCTATTAGAGTAATATTTTTAAGCATTTCTCTTAATTCTTCCATGTGTTCATCCATTTATCGTAAGTCGTTATGTGAAAGTTTTTCCCCGTTTTTTATCGTCTAACTTTTATTATACTTGTTGATTTCCCTTCGTTAAATCCTTTTATTCTTTTTCCGAAATGATTTTTTAAGTCTTCTATTGTTGCACACTCATTGTTTTCTAGGTTTCTGATTTTTTCGTTtacttcttttatttcttctaatTGCTTATTACTCAATTGTTTGTAATCTTCTAtcacttcttttaattttttattttgttgttttcgATGTTCTAGATCATTATCTTGTTTTTCTTctagtttttgtattttttctagATTTGATCTCCAAGTTTTTCTATCATAATTTTTCAGTTAATTTATTTATGGTTTCAGTTTGATGTTTTACTGTTATTAATACGTCATCAAGTCCTTGTAATTTATCAAGTTCATCTAATACTtctatgttattttttattccagatatatttctttgtattttttccAATATTTTCAATTGAATCtataattttatctaatttCTCTTGCactaatctatttattttaatttggtttattgATATGCTGccaattatttatgtttgattatTTAGTATTCCACATATTATTCTCAACGAATGACTTATTTTATGGTCTTCTCTTATATTTGCTCCCATTGTATATTCAGTGTTTTCCATCATATTTCTTTCTAATGATataattatttctttataaGGTATTCCTTGTATAGAATATAATTCTGGGTGATATTCGATAGTTTGATCTATAAATTCAtccattttataaatttattagacTTTCTATTATCTTAATTTCttcaatctttttatttattaattttccttcttcttctgaaTATTCTAATGCTCGTCCTTTATTCTTATTTACAATTGCACATAATAATTTTAGGTGCTCTCGTTTTTgttctttaattttttcaaattaattacTTTCGTTTTAGGATTTTGCTAGCTCTAATAccatttttttgaaactgaggAGACAATAGTGGAGGAATCAATCAACAAGTTTTTTGAACCAAAAATTTGTTCGATTTCTTATTTCACTCTGCCTCTCAAGAGAGTTTTACACCCATATTTATAGTACCTATATCATAAAGACATAACTATTTTACAGGACGCATGGCTCATTGTTTGTCCactcttttattatattgtgGAATCTTATCTTCCACCATTATTTATGCAAGTAGCTACATTTCTTCACGTGATTGCTTGCTGTTGGCTGTCTACTTTATGTTAATTGATTCCTCCACTATTGTCTCCTTAGTCTCTTCAATCACTTCATCTTCTGATGCTTCATCTCTGGTTCCGCCAAGCTTTACTTCAAACTGTGTTTTTAAGCAATTCACACATTAACTGATGATACCTTGGGCATTTGACGAGAGTATTGTCCCATATTCTGAAAACAAAAGGACCTATTTCCTCTTTGATTGGTGTTTCTTCAGTCGTACTGGTCAGTAATAATGTTGAGTCGCTCTTGTAGTTGAGGCGATAATTGTTGCTTAAATAGAGGATTTTTCTGAGCTTTCCGATTGTTAATTCGGTATCTACTCGAATCCTGTCTTCATTGGTGTATTCGATGTTTTCAGGATCGTCTGTTGTTGGATATTTTCCATTACTTATTCCCATAATAATTACTTTTGATGCGGGACAGCTAACTCCTGTTTCTCCTATCTCGGTTACTTGGAATTCCGGGTAATTAATGTAGTATTGCATAAATACTTCTTTATTTTTCGCATATCTTGTAAAATACCGGGAGACGGCTGTTTTTAGGCCTTGATGAAAGTATTTTAGTTGTTGCTCAGGGTTTTTGGATATTTGAGGTATATCGTCATATTTTTCGCAATTGAATTCAAATGCTCTTTTTACTCTTTTAATTTCTTGACTTTGAATACATAAGGTTCTTACTTATTCTCTTTGTGTTCGTATTAATCCTCCAAAAGAGtcagatattatttttttgtctatattttctttaaataattatgttatgTTTAACGGGGATGGTAGGTTTTGTATAAACACCTCCATGATTAACTGTAAATCGTAGTAATTATTTTCGTATTAGCATATTAATTCATCCATGTATTGCATATtgcatatttctatattatttaatatgtgTCTTACTTTTGCTAGttgttcttcatcttcgttAGTTATTTCTTTCTCTGACAGGTTTATACCTCCTAAGAATTGTTTATTTAATTGTTCAACCACAGTAAAAAGATTTcttgatgatttctaaaattttctacTTGGATATTATTAGCATCTTTCATTCCAGCAAGATATGGGAATACAATTCCTgttgtattatatattaaatgatttaaataattttcagcATTTATTTTCTGAATGGTTTCATTTAACTGTAACTGCATTTCTTTTTCAGCGACCCAAGTGTGTAATATAATTTTCTCTTCTTGGTGATTAACACAATCAAGATCCAAGAAGTCGTTATATTTTACTGgtttttgtttaaattgttGATATTCTTCGAACTTTTCTGTTTCGGATCTAAAATATCCtcgtttatttttataactatcGTCAATTTTTATGGTTGGTTTTTGATCAATAAGTTCGTGTTGTTTACTGGTTCCTTCGCCTTCTACGGGATTTAAAAAAGGAACAAATGGTTCTTCTTCTGATGAAGAGGAATGATCAATTATTATTTCGTTTTGTTCAAGTTGTTGAGGGTTGTCTATTAGAGTAATATTTTTAGTCTCTTAATTCTTCCATGTGTTCATCCATTTATCGTAAGTAGTTATGTGCATGTTTTTCCCTTTTTTATCGTCTAACTCTTATTATATTTGTCGATTGCCCTTCGCTAAATCCTTTTATTCTTTTTCCGAAATGATTTTTGAAGTCTTCTATTGTTGCACACTCATTGTTTTCTAGGTTTCTGATTTTTtcgtttaattattttatttcttctaaTTGCTTATTACTCAATTGTTTTTAATCTTCTATCACTTCTttaaattctttattttgttgttttcgATGTTCTAGATCATTATCTTGTTTTTCTtctagttttgtatttttttagtACTATTTTTATTTGGTCTCCAAGTTTTTCTATCATAACTTTTCAGTTAATTTATTTACGGTTTCTGTTAGATGTTTTACTGTTATTAATACGTCATCAAGTCCTTGTAATTTATCAAGTTCATCTAATACttctatgttatttttttttccagatatATCTCTTTGTATTTTTCCAATTTTGTCAGTTGAATCtataattttatctaatttttcttGCACTAATCTATTTATAAGGTATTCCTGGTATAGAATATAATTCTGGGTGATATTCGATAATTTGATCTATAAATTCAtccattttataaatttattcaactttctatTATCTTAAtttcttcaaactttttatttattaattttccttcttcttctgaaTATTCTACTGCTCGTCCTTTATTCTTATTTACAATTGCACATAATAATTTTAGGTGCTCTCGTTTTTgttctttaattttttcaaatttattactTTCGTTTTTGGATTTTGTTAGCACTGATACCAATTTGTTCTcaaattttttcttataattttgaCTTAGTTTTTTCATAGTTTATTATCTAATGTTGTTATGGACCGttctaatttatttagtttatgattaaTTTGTTGTAATTCATATGAACTACTAATTGAATTTCTTCTTTCCTTGATGGTTCTGTTTCTAGTAATTCTTGATGCACTAGAACTAGGCTCCAAAAACTTTATTTGTGGAGTATATGTCTTATTTTGATTgcttatatttttctttggtaTAAACTTAACTGTTGTTGTTTCCTTAAACAGGTTTtcaagataaatattttttttttgcgaatTCAATACTATGCGTGGATGAAGATAAGGCGTATCCAACAGCATATGTAATTGATAACGGATGATCTCCGTCTTCCAAAAGATCATGTCGTTGAAAATCGTAGATAATTCCAATAGAATTATTAAGGTTTTTTGTTGTTAATGGTATGCCATATTGGCAAACCACGTTAAATTTAACAACTGAATGTTTTAAATTACTATATACTATTCCGATCATTTTGTCATTTTCGTCTTTGTCAGTTACCACTAATCTAATTGGAGAATCGatattctttttaaatgttGACCTTACTATTATTTGACTTCTTACTATgtgtatatatgatattttttcttgATGACTTGGTTTCATTTTACTTATCTTTTAGTTTATAGCTTCAGATGAAATTACTGGTAATGTAAATTCTCAGCGAGTTGATTCAATTGGTAAAGGAAATTCTCGTATAAATTTTCCAAAGtacaatacatttttttattttttaatatttctgaTAACCTAATTCTACGTACGTCTTGATCATTCTTTAACGGTATCTtctattttttgtatttatagtTCTACAGGGCattcacgagtgaagcgtgaatcgtctccatggttttatcctgggactctatattcgtacagtcccgtctcactacggagcgaatataaaaagttaaggaaagagatatcatatctcgactccatgaTCGTTTATGAAAACGTTTTCCATTTCGGTTTCATTTCGCTTATTCAATCGTTTCTTTCCTTAACATCTCGCATTTATTATATCGTTTATTTGATTCGGTTTCCCGGCTTCTACAATCTTAACTCTTTATCGCTTTATATCTAAAGCTTTTAATCGAGTTGAATACGATTTATAAAACGGATTTTTTTCAAGGATTTGAAAACGGTTCTTCAAACGATTTTGCGATTTGCTCTGTAGCACTTCCGCGAAACGTTTCTTACTTATCTCAAAACGGTTTGCATTTTTCTCTCTAGCACTACTGTAACGTTTTTGATCTacgttttttgttttattgaaaCGATGTTTGCGATTAGATATTTGCTTATCCGCGAAGCGTTTCTTATTTCTTCTTTAAACGGGTTTGCGGTTTGCTTATAGCACCATCCGCGAAACGTTTAACATACATTGTTATTCAAAACGTTTTGTGTTCGAATCGTTTCCACGAACACTTCATAAAGCGAGTTTGTGAAACGATCTAAAGTCTACACCAACGGTTTCTGCAAATGCTTTAAGCGAGTTTGCAAAACGTTTTTGCAGACTTAAATCGATATGATTTGGTTCAGACACCAAAAATGACAATCGATTTagactattattttatttttattttttatttaaagtaataatcTGTTATTTGTTGATTGGAGTACTGATCCACTTTATTGTTTTcttaacagaaacaaaaaaatgacGGATGCAAACAACACCCCCATTGACACCACCATCAATCAAACTCCACTCAACATGTCAGCATCTGATGCAACTGTGACAACTGTTGGAACCATTGCGGACACAACATCAACATCTGCTCCATTGGCAAATGTTACCGATGATACCACACGCCGTAGCCTTTTCGGTGCTGGTCTTTATCAAACTGGTTCAGCTACAGGAACCTCAAGTGGTCCGGTTGTGGTTACAACTCCTCCGTCTGTGCCGAGTGTGTTCACTCAAGGACTGATGCCAGAAAAGTTTGATGGCAAAGGCTTCAAAACGtggcagaagaagatgatgttcttcCTAAAAACGATGAAGCTGGACAAGTTCATCCAGGAGGATAAGTCCCTTGTCCCTTACGCGGATTGATGATGTGCACACTCTCGCAAGTGTTGAAATTTGGGTGCATTCTGACTTTGTCTGCAAAGGCTACATTTTGGGTCGCCTCATTGACCCATTGTAACGTGTCTACTTTGACATTCCAACGGCGAAGGAGCTATGGAGATCACTTGACAAGAAGTACAGAGGTGAGGACGTTGGCTGCCAGAAGTATGTGGTTGCAAAATTCCATGACTTCAAAATGGTGGATTCAAAACCCATCATGGATCAGGTGGAAGCGTTTCAGCTCATTTGCCATGAAATCGCTGCTGAAGGGATGTCCATCTACGAGACATTCACAACTCTCAGCTTCATTGAAAATCTTCCTCCAAGCTATGCAGATTTCAAGAACTACctgaagcacaagaagaagaagatggtccTTGAGGAGCTTATCATGAGGCTTCAGATGGAATCCAGGAACCGAATTGCTGACAAGATCAATGCTAAGGAGCATAGTTTCAACATGGCTGAGCACAAAGGCAAAGGAAAGGCACACGTCCGTTCTCCTGCAAAGCTTTCCAAAACTGCTGAAGCACTGAAGGCTTCTGACAAGATCAATGCTAAGGAGCATAGTTTCAACATGGCTGAGCACAAAGGCAAAGGAAAGGCACACGTCCGTTCTCCTGCAAAGCCTTCCAAAACTGCTGCAGCACTGAAGGCTTCTGGGaaaaacttcaagaacaaaGGCATTGAAATCAATGCGAATGTGGAGAAATTCAAGGGGAAATGTCACTACTGCAACAAAGTGGGACACAAGACTGCTGAGTGTCGCAGGAAGATCAAGGATGAGAAGGCTCAGGCGAATCTCACTGAAGAGGATCTGGTTGCAATGGTGACTGAGGTCAACATGGTTGAAGGCAACAACCCCAGGGAATGGTGGTATGACACAGGAGCAACCACCCACATTTGCACCGATAGGGCGATGTTCAGCACCTATCAGAAAAGCAAGACTCAGGAGAAGCTGTTCATGGGGAATACTGCAGTCTCCAAGATTGAAGGCCGCGGCGATGTGGTTTTGAAGATGACATCTTGATGTGAAGTCACTCTGAAAAATGTGACGCATGTGCCTGACATGAGGAAGAACCTGGTCTTGGGAACCTTTCTCAGCAAGAATGGATTCGCCACAAGTCTTGAGGCGGATAAGCTCGTGATTAGGAAGAATGGGATGTATTTGGAAAAGGGGTATGTTAAGGATGGACATGTCAAGATGAATGTAATGACAGTCCCTCCGAAAGTTGTAGCTCCAAAAGTTTCAACGAATAAGAAGCCAATTGCTTATTTGGTTGAGTCTTTTAATATATGGCATGAAAGATTATgccatgtaaataataaatctatacgaagattaatgaatttaaatttaattcccaaatttaaaacaagtaaacaaaaatgtgGAGTATGCGTACAGGCTAAACTCACAAAACCACCCTCACCTCGTGTTGAAAGAACTAATAAACCTCTAGATTTAATTCACactgatttatttgatttaaaatacaTGCCAACTAGAGGTGGAAAAAGTACTTTGTGAACTTCATAGACGACtgcacaaaatattattatgtttatcTTTTACATATAAAAGATGAAATCTTAGAAAAATTCAAAGAATTTAAACTCGAGGTCGAAAATCAGTTTAAAACAACTATTAAGGTAGTTAGAAGCGACAGAGGAGACGAGTATGATGGTCCATTCAATTCATTTTGTAAGGAACATGGAATAATCCATCAAACTACAGCCCCTTATTCACCAGAAtctaatggagttgctgaacgaaaaaatcgaactcttaaagagatgatgaatgcaATGTTGCAGGAATTTGGGTCACCCCAGAACATGTGGGGGGAAGCGTTGCTTACCACTAATTATATCCTCAACAAGATTCCACACAAAATAACTTGCAAAATACCATATGAATTATGAAAGGTAATTTACCTTCGTATAAATACCTCAAAGTGTGGGGGTGCTTGGCAAAAGTTGCGGTACCGCCACCAAAGAAGGTCACTATTGGACCTAAAATAGTGGATTGCATTTTAATCGGATATGCACATAACAGTACTACATATTGATTTCTGGTACATAAATCTGAAATATCAGACATCCATAAAGATTCAGTCACGGAGTCTAGAAATGCATCTTTCttcgaaaatatttttccatacaaggaaaaacaaaattcaaaacgAACTCGAGAAGAAAGAGACAACGACAATGACTCAAAAATTGAGACAAACGTTGAAGTTtctataaatgatatttcagaaaatgaagaaaaagatgaacCTCGGAGAAGCAAAAGAGCTCGAAAAGAGAAATCTTTTGGTGATGATTTCCTAATGGCATTTCTAGTAGAAAATGTTCCAAAAACTTTGGCAGAAGCTATGGCTTCACCCGAAGCTCCGTTTTGGAACGAAGCTGTCAAAAGTGAATTCGATTCTATCATGCAAAATCATACATGGTACGTAACGGATTTATCATGGCTGCAAAGCATTAGGTAATAGATGGATAATGACACGAAAACCTGGTGGAAAATATAAAGCTAGGCTTGTAGTTCAAGGGTTCTGACAAAAGGAAGGCTTTGACTATTTTGGTACATATTCCCCAGTAACCAGAATAACATCTTTAAGGTCGATGATAGCTATCGCAGCCTTAAGAGACTTAGAAATccatcaaatggatgtaaaaatagcttttctaaatggtgatttagaagaagaaatttaTATGAAACAACCTCAGGGTCATGTCATTCCTGAATGGGATTGTAGAATTTGGTTCAGTAAAAGCTTCGACACAGACATGTTTATATAGTTGGAGAAAGAGAGGAAGTTGGAATTATCAAGAGTGGTGAAACAGAAGAACATGCAGAAAGTTAAAGCGATGAAGAATTTGAAGAGACAGAGGAGAAGGCTTGccacaaaaataattttttgagaAATAGGTTTGACGTGCCAAAACAACTCTATCTTATTGGCTGATTTTTTGGGCTGGCGTGGATAGCCTCAATGGTCTAGTTCAACCAAATATTGGGATCATtttaattataacttttataattgattttttgtctattaaataatttttaatcagTTATTTTTTTCGTCTATTGGTAAATCAGTAGAAAAATGACCTGCAAACACAATAATTTTCAAATGTTAtattagttttacaaaaattttaaCATGCTTG
It encodes:
- the LOC108828921 gene encoding uncharacterized protein LOC108828921, with the protein product MVDSKPIMDQVEAFQLICHEIAAEGMSIYETFTTLSFIENLPPSYADFKNYLKHKKKKMVLEELIMRLQMESRNRIADKINAKEHSFNMAEHKGKGKAHVRSPAKLSKTAEALKASDKINAKEHSFNMAEHKGKGKAHVRSPAKPSKTAAALKASGKNFKNKGIEINANVEKFKGKCHYCNKVGHKTAECRRKIKDEKAQANLTEEDLVAMVTEVNMVEGNNPREWWYDTGATTHICTDRAMFSTYQKSKTQEKLFMGNTAVSKIEGRGDVVLKMTS